In a single window of the Anaerocolumna cellulosilytica genome:
- a CDS encoding M3 family oligoendopeptidase, protein MKPEWSLDALYKGYQDEAFIKDLKKSDVQIALIKEYIKTLDTVEPAEALPALIGYIEEYSVLINKLSAYVFLRKSTDTTNSETVAIMGKLQDKTSQLSKEFAIFKKYIAKLDNLDEIIAGTPNLENYRFFLNHQKENAKYTLNDEVEEVIAKMNLSGASAWSTMQQYLTSTLEVDYNGEKTTLSDIRNLAYNSDAKIRKEAYEAEIASYEKIKDPVAFSLNHLKFQANTLSALRGHDSALAMNLKRAMMTQETLDAMFTAIREYLPKFRAYLKRKGELLGHKNGLPWYDLFAPLGSTQRTFSVEEAKEYLVKHFRSFSDDLADMIETAFDEEWIDFYPHAGKVGGAFCYNLPYIKQSRILTNFDGSLSDVVTLAHELGHAYHGLNIQEHLPLNTDYSMPVAETASTFNETVIMNAAIAEAQGEEKLTLIESQLQDVTQIIIDIYSRFLFESAVFERRKEAFLFSSDLEQLMLDCQKEAYGDGLDAEVRHPFMWVCKGHYYRDSLDFYNFPYAFGGLFARGLYAKYQEEGEAFLPKYRTLLNATTVNTVEDVAKMAEIDLTKPDFWRQSLSMVAESIDLFLDITKN, encoded by the coding sequence ATGAAACCAGAATGGTCATTAGATGCACTTTATAAGGGTTATCAAGATGAAGCCTTTATAAAAGATTTAAAAAAGTCAGACGTGCAAATAGCACTGATTAAAGAGTACATTAAAACGCTTGATACTGTTGAGCCTGCGGAAGCACTTCCTGCTTTAATCGGTTATATAGAAGAATATTCCGTACTCATAAACAAATTATCAGCTTATGTATTTCTTAGAAAATCTACGGATACCACCAACAGCGAAACAGTTGCAATCATGGGTAAACTACAGGATAAAACCAGTCAACTTTCCAAAGAATTTGCCATTTTTAAAAAGTATATTGCAAAACTAGATAACCTTGATGAAATCATTGCAGGCACCCCTAACTTAGAAAATTATCGTTTCTTTTTGAATCACCAAAAAGAAAATGCCAAATATACGTTAAACGATGAAGTGGAAGAAGTGATTGCAAAGATGAACTTATCCGGGGCTTCTGCCTGGTCAACCATGCAGCAGTATCTTACCTCCACGCTGGAAGTGGATTATAACGGTGAAAAAACGACTCTTTCCGATATCCGTAACCTAGCCTACAATTCAGATGCAAAAATTCGTAAAGAGGCTTATGAGGCTGAAATCGCTTCTTATGAAAAAATTAAGGACCCAGTAGCTTTTTCTCTGAATCATCTAAAATTCCAGGCAAATACCCTATCCGCTTTAAGAGGTCATGATTCTGCTCTTGCCATGAATTTAAAACGTGCCATGATGACACAGGAAACACTGGATGCTATGTTTACTGCTATTCGTGAATATCTGCCAAAATTCAGAGCTTACTTAAAGCGTAAAGGGGAATTGTTAGGACATAAAAACGGACTGCCCTGGTATGACTTGTTCGCTCCCCTTGGAAGCACCCAGAGAACCTTTTCCGTAGAAGAGGCAAAAGAATATTTAGTAAAACATTTCCGTAGTTTTTCAGATGATCTTGCAGATATGATCGAAACTGCCTTTGACGAGGAATGGATTGATTTCTATCCCCATGCCGGTAAAGTAGGCGGTGCCTTCTGCTATAATCTGCCCTACATTAAACAAAGCCGCATCTTAACCAATTTTGACGGCTCTTTAAGCGACGTAGTTACCCTTGCACATGAACTTGGCCACGCTTATCATGGTTTAAATATTCAGGAACATCTTCCTCTAAATACAGATTATTCCATGCCGGTAGCAGAAACTGCCTCTACCTTTAACGAAACCGTTATTATGAATGCTGCCATTGCAGAGGCTCAGGGTGAAGAAAAGCTTACTTTAATCGAAAGCCAATTACAAGATGTTACTCAAATAATTATCGATATCTATTCCAGATTCTTATTTGAAAGTGCTGTCTTTGAAAGACGTAAGGAAGCCTTCCTCTTCTCCTCCGACTTAGAACAACTCATGCTTGATTGCCAAAAGGAAGCATATGGAGACGGCCTGGACGCCGAAGTACGCCATCCTTTTATGTGGGTGTGCAAAGGACACTATTACAGAGATTCTCTTGACTTTTATAACTTTCCTTATGCCTTCGGCGGATTATTTGCCAGAGGACTTTATGCAAAATATCAGGAAGAGGGAGAAGCCTTTCTTCCAAAATATCGTACTTTATTAAATGCCACTACTGTTAATACGGTAGAAGATGTAGCTAAAATGGCTGAGATTGACCTTACAAAACCGGATTTTTGGAGACAGAGCCTTAGCATGGTAGCTGAATCCATTGATTTATTCTTAGACATTACTAAGAACTAA
- a CDS encoding M23 family metallopeptidase, whose amino-acid sequence MIKRVKLKRGILIELLLLAALCSYLFSQRYLEGALDAFFPNSESNYIKWVDFNVSSSAMGKAYEYDVASQTEEVKLNWIELLAYLGTRYGGDFSKYKEKDLNDLVNKLKDKEETIASLTEEMKYYNYYYEAYSAILSGLVGEYEIQVADEEKPEEKVWVKKYGLKAYLPLAKFFPYSDYDDFGVSRSYGYKRRHLGHDMMGQVGTPVIAVESGFVEALGWNQYGGWRIGIRSFDGKRYYYYAHLRKNFPYNKALEVGSVVQAGDVIGYLGRTGYSANENVNNIDTPHLHFGIQLIFDESQKEGMNEIWIDCYDIIKFLYRNRSETVKNEETKEWYRVYEMKDPLVDEYLKNKDKNPIKPHNIDENTGDGQGQ is encoded by the coding sequence ATGATTAAAAGGGTAAAATTAAAACGGGGGATATTAATTGAGCTTCTCCTGCTGGCAGCATTATGTTCGTATCTCTTTTCCCAGAGATATCTAGAAGGTGCATTGGATGCTTTTTTTCCAAATTCAGAATCCAATTACATAAAATGGGTTGATTTTAATGTAAGTTCTTCTGCCATGGGAAAGGCATATGAATATGATGTAGCCTCTCAGACAGAAGAGGTAAAATTAAACTGGATAGAGCTGTTGGCTTATTTAGGAACCAGATATGGCGGTGATTTTTCAAAATATAAGGAAAAAGACTTAAATGACCTGGTAAATAAATTAAAAGACAAAGAAGAAACGATAGCCTCTCTGACGGAGGAGATGAAGTACTATAATTACTATTACGAAGCTTACTCCGCAATCCTTAGTGGTTTAGTAGGAGAATATGAAATTCAGGTTGCAGATGAAGAAAAACCGGAGGAAAAGGTATGGGTCAAAAAGTATGGTTTAAAGGCTTACCTGCCTCTTGCCAAATTCTTCCCCTATAGTGATTACGATGATTTTGGAGTATCCAGAAGCTATGGCTATAAAAGGAGACACTTGGGACATGATATGATGGGACAGGTGGGAACCCCTGTTATTGCAGTGGAATCCGGTTTTGTGGAAGCACTAGGCTGGAATCAGTACGGCGGCTGGCGAATTGGTATACGCAGCTTTGACGGAAAACGCTATTATTATTATGCTCACTTACGTAAAAACTTTCCTTACAATAAAGCACTTGAAGTTGGCAGTGTTGTTCAGGCAGGGGATGTAATCGGATATCTTGGCAGAACCGGATACAGTGCTAATGAAAATGTCAATAATATAGACACTCCTCATCTGCATTTTGGTATACAGCTAATATTTGATGAATCACAAAAAGAAGGTATGAATGAAATATGGATTGACTGTTATGACATTATAAAATTCTTATACAGAAACCGTTCCGAAACGGTTAAAAATGAAGAAACCAAGGAATGGTATCGTGTATATGAAATGAAAGATCCGTTAGTGGATGAATACCTAAAAAATAAAGACAAAAATCCTATAAAACCTCATAATATAGATGAAAATACAGGTGACGGGCAGGGACAATAA
- a CDS encoding LolA family protein: protein MPLHAASFLRKCNFIYPKKQRFILSTILLGVFAILLGMFKLSVMKSNTIIYDMAKAYEGVAAYHGIQTIYRANEKGEKAILAVRDIWSDREGRYYIKELEGVNQGITTINNGQHKWQLNPSSKTVQMLPVQPSTTQFMFEIGHEITSMQAVKRIKEVDKDMVAGRETRLYQVITKDGEIYCLWLDQETKLPIKKRTAPRDKSAYEITYTQIEYEKNIPSKLLVLEQPGGYTVRTNQTEQIVSCTEEAYGLIGVNAKLPIEIPENYMLFQTVAEISERVVKLYYVGQINKRVAIIDIKNASEEFRPSPLAILGTVNLNQAEIMVHRGRSQAILGSALFAMEEVNSIRWQEEGREYRVYGSIGIDILAEFAEGISAGEVVFPETRQDIFKPEVVVEYDKKVEENEQKNVDAGHSPWKLDPVFVSQVYVSTIMKPGGIIGDYPIAYEDITITMNTGDAAIAKIYNEISPIKNVYLRKLIRQDETGIWTVVGYDKK from the coding sequence ATGCCATTACATGCTGCTTCTTTTTTGAGAAAATGTAACTTTATATATCCAAAGAAACAGAGATTTATTTTAAGCACAATCCTTTTAGGCGTATTTGCGATTCTTCTGGGTATGTTTAAGTTATCAGTCATGAAAAGTAATACAATCATATATGATATGGCAAAAGCATATGAAGGAGTAGCTGCCTATCATGGAATTCAGACGATTTACCGGGCAAATGAAAAAGGTGAAAAGGCTATATTAGCAGTACGTGATATCTGGTCAGATAGAGAGGGAAGGTATTATATAAAGGAATTGGAGGGGGTAAACCAAGGAATAACTACAATTAATAACGGGCAGCACAAGTGGCAGCTAAATCCAAGTTCTAAGACAGTACAGATGTTGCCCGTTCAGCCAAGTACTACGCAATTTATGTTTGAAATAGGTCATGAAATCACTTCTATGCAAGCAGTAAAAAGAATAAAAGAAGTAGATAAGGATATGGTAGCAGGCAGAGAAACAAGGCTGTATCAGGTAATAACAAAAGACGGAGAAATTTATTGTCTGTGGCTTGATCAGGAGACTAAGCTTCCTATCAAGAAGCGGACGGCTCCAAGGGATAAGTCAGCGTATGAGATTACTTATACCCAGATTGAATATGAGAAAAACATACCCTCTAAGCTTCTTGTTCTAGAACAGCCAGGTGGATACACAGTCAGAACCAATCAAACCGAGCAGATTGTATCCTGTACAGAAGAAGCGTATGGACTTATTGGAGTTAATGCGAAGCTCCCCATAGAAATACCGGAGAATTATATGCTGTTTCAAACAGTGGCAGAAATTTCTGAAAGAGTTGTGAAGCTTTATTATGTGGGGCAGATTAATAAGAGAGTTGCTATCATTGATATTAAAAATGCATCAGAAGAGTTTAGACCCAGTCCTTTGGCTATTTTAGGTACAGTAAATCTCAATCAGGCAGAGATAATGGTACATAGGGGGAGAAGTCAGGCAATTCTTGGAAGTGCTCTTTTTGCCATGGAGGAGGTTAATTCCATACGCTGGCAGGAGGAAGGAAGGGAATACAGGGTATACGGTTCCATTGGTATTGATATTCTCGCTGAATTTGCTGAAGGTATCTCAGCGGGGGAAGTGGTATTTCCAGAAACAAGGCAGGATATCTTTAAGCCGGAGGTCGTGGTAGAATATGATAAAAAAGTAGAAGAAAATGAACAGAAAAATGTGGATGCAGGACATTCGCCCTGGAAGTTAGACCCGGTCTTTGTAAGTCAGGTCTATGTCAGCACTATTATGAAGCCCGGTGGTATAATAGGGGATTATCCGATTGCTTATGAGGATATTACCATTACTATGAATACAGGAGATGCCGCCATTGCTAAAATTTATAATGAAATATCACCTATTAAGA